One segment of Leptospirillum ferrooxidans C2-3 DNA contains the following:
- the fliW gene encoding flagellar assembly protein FliW: protein MTIETTRFGTIPLDPERVLTFPEGVLGFPGLTRYLLLETGENSLFYWLQSVEEPSLAFVVMDPSELVPDYASRVLAVMPDKAFLGSDLSLMVVVTIPGEHMEEMTANLQGPLVVLTGDRTGKQFVLFDDDGWLRFPLFKGEQEKSAGASGDS, encoded by the coding sequence ATGACAATCGAAACAACCCGATTCGGGACCATCCCGCTCGATCCGGAAAGGGTCCTTACGTTTCCCGAGGGCGTTCTCGGATTTCCCGGACTGACGAGATATCTTCTTCTGGAAACAGGCGAGAACAGCCTCTTTTACTGGCTCCAGAGCGTGGAAGAACCTTCCCTGGCCTTTGTTGTGATGGACCCCTCCGAGCTGGTTCCGGATTACGCTTCCCGCGTATTGGCCGTTATGCCCGACAAGGCGTTTTTGGGAAGCGATCTGAGCCTTATGGTGGTTGTGACAATACCGGGAGAGCATATGGAAGAAATGACCGCCAATCTGCAGGGCCCTCTGGTGGTTCTGACCGGGGACCGCACTGGGAAGCAGTTTGTTCTTTTTGACGATGACGGATGGCTCCGTTTCCCCCTGTTCAAGGGGGAACAGGAGAAAAGCGCCGGTGCATCCGGAGATTCCTAA
- the csrA gene encoding carbon storage regulator CsrA, whose translation MLILTRKVGEGITIGDGIRIVVIEVKGGSVRLGVEAPTEMSVHRDEVFDRIMEENRKAATTTPDQMKLLNSRYAKKQKGSGDNPPKSPGEGGK comes from the coding sequence ATTTTAATCCTGACGCGCAAGGTCGGTGAGGGGATCACGATTGGCGATGGCATCCGCATCGTTGTGATCGAGGTCAAGGGTGGAAGCGTGAGACTTGGGGTGGAAGCCCCGACGGAGATGTCCGTCCACAGGGATGAGGTCTTTGACCGGATCATGGAGGAGAACCGAAAGGCGGCGACAACAACGCCCGATCAGATGAAGCTTCTGAACAGCCGCTACGCAAAAAAACAGAAAGGGTCGGGAGATAATCCCCCAAAAAGCCCGGGGGAGGGAGGAAAATGA
- a CDS encoding flagellin N-terminal helical domain-containing protein, which produces MIRVTGLMTGREVVDAHDRSIENLYDVDRQISSGKRFEKPGDAPERMGESLRVNRTLAVARQVVENAREGVVKLQLMESILDQVGSLVIHAKAMAVRMSNDTMVPENRRVEAQEMLRVLEQIVSLANTKSGEQYLFSGTNVTVEPFVFPDPKNHPASVAYQGNDSRSYVQQGFTSSVREAGLMRVSEVGSRMLGDSVSDPGGTSLLPVMRRFINALQSNDTQGIRSSIDSLENASHQITEKAAVLGTRERSLRRTLHRLERYQISLKTLKSENEDVDIAKAVSELSLNQNLLAVSTKASRNIIQNTQNALFS; this is translated from the coding sequence ATGATTCGGGTGACCGGGCTTATGACCGGACGGGAAGTGGTCGACGCCCACGACCGCTCGATCGAGAACCTCTACGATGTCGATCGCCAGATCTCGTCCGGAAAGCGTTTTGAAAAGCCGGGAGATGCTCCGGAGCGTATGGGGGAATCGCTTCGTGTGAACCGGACTCTTGCGGTGGCGCGTCAGGTTGTGGAAAATGCTCGGGAGGGGGTCGTCAAGCTTCAGTTGATGGAAAGCATCCTCGATCAGGTGGGAAGTCTTGTGATCCATGCCAAGGCGATGGCCGTCAGGATGTCGAACGATACGATGGTTCCAGAAAATCGCAGGGTTGAAGCCCAGGAGATGCTCCGGGTGCTCGAGCAGATCGTCTCCCTTGCCAATACGAAGTCCGGGGAGCAGTATCTTTTCTCGGGGACAAACGTGACGGTCGAACCGTTTGTGTTTCCGGATCCCAAAAATCACCCGGCTTCTGTGGCCTATCAGGGAAACGATTCCCGTTCCTACGTCCAGCAGGGATTTACATCGAGTGTTCGGGAGGCAGGTCTTATGAGGGTTTCCGAGGTCGGCTCCCGGATGCTTGGGGACAGTGTTTCCGATCCCGGAGGAACAAGCCTTTTGCCGGTCATGAGGAGATTTATCAACGCGCTTCAATCAAACGACACGCAGGGGATCCGTTCCTCCATCGATTCCCTTGAAAATGCCAGCCACCAGATTACGGAAAAAGCCGCCGTTCTTGGAACACGGGAGCGATCCCTCAGGCGGACACTTCATCGTCTCGAGCGATATCAGATCAGCCTGAAGACGCTGAAAAGCGAAAATGAGGATGTGGATATCGCAAAGGCAGTCTCGGAACTCTCCCTGAACCAGAACCTTCTGGCGGTCTCCACAAAGGCCTCCAGAAACATCATTCAAAATACCCAAAACGCCCTGTTTTCCTGA
- the flgK gene encoding flagellar hook-associated protein FlgK yields the protein MSGILGTLNIGTSGIEANQAGLSTAGNNIANVHTPGYTQEEVVFDQNVPGDGSPGMVGNGVRGESVRRVVNQFLDNQMIRQKTKLGFYESSRISLGEIDSFFANAQSQGLAKHLSSYMSSWETVANHPLDRAARASLISGGKTMATDFHEMAGLYSQSRDRLGQMVQEDVARVNVDLGKIAALNRQIIKAKSGGESPNTLIDQRAVLAAKVSKALNAHFFQDRKGAMTLHLGGQISVSDVENGTLSSRIDPVTDSVRILIDPPGHSGSGPIDITDRIKGGTIGGYLNVRDVKIKDLEQHLDILAHSVINHVNAVHASGYGLSGATGVNFFHPTVTVTQDGQGSGVTVVANAVEPNRADHPLTVSVSAGKVTVTDGRTGAVVATSQISGGAGTLKVDGYSLRITTSGKSPGGTFHVSGGNDVAGAALGMEVEVKDPADLAAARHPVSQGKNAGDNRNAHDLFGLLSDRVHFAGTDRTATLHDFYSQTVAQVGSWSREARDNYKAQMVIEKGLKNQRMSVSGVSIADESARIIQYEKAYQASASLVQMTNRLLDTLVHLPNQA from the coding sequence ATGTCCGGGATACTGGGAACCCTGAATATCGGCACCTCAGGAATTGAGGCCAATCAGGCCGGACTTTCAACGGCCGGAAATAATATCGCGAATGTCCATACTCCCGGATATACCCAGGAAGAGGTGGTCTTCGACCAGAATGTTCCGGGTGACGGATCTCCCGGCATGGTCGGAAACGGCGTGCGGGGTGAGTCTGTCCGGCGTGTGGTGAACCAGTTCCTGGACAATCAGATGATTCGGCAAAAGACCAAGCTGGGATTTTATGAGTCCAGTCGTATTTCCCTGGGAGAAATTGATTCCTTTTTTGCCAATGCCCAGTCCCAGGGTCTTGCCAAGCATCTGTCTTCTTACATGAGTTCGTGGGAAACGGTGGCGAACCATCCTCTTGACCGTGCCGCCCGTGCCTCCCTGATTTCCGGCGGAAAGACCATGGCCACGGACTTTCATGAAATGGCGGGACTCTATTCCCAGTCGAGGGACCGGCTTGGTCAGATGGTTCAGGAAGATGTCGCCAGGGTCAATGTCGACCTGGGGAAAATAGCTGCCCTGAATCGCCAGATCATCAAGGCGAAGTCCGGTGGAGAAAGTCCCAACACCCTGATCGACCAGAGGGCCGTTCTGGCGGCCAAAGTTTCAAAAGCCTTGAATGCCCATTTTTTCCAGGATCGGAAAGGGGCCATGACGCTTCACCTTGGTGGCCAGATTTCGGTATCGGATGTGGAGAACGGGACTCTTTCCTCCCGTATTGATCCTGTGACTGACTCCGTCCGGATCCTGATCGATCCTCCGGGCCATTCCGGCTCTGGACCGATCGATATCACCGACCGGATCAAGGGTGGGACCATCGGTGGATACCTGAATGTCAGGGATGTGAAAATCAAGGACCTTGAACAACATCTCGATATTCTTGCCCACTCCGTCATCAACCATGTGAATGCCGTCCATGCGTCGGGGTACGGACTTTCAGGGGCCACCGGGGTCAACTTCTTTCACCCGACAGTCACGGTCACCCAGGACGGTCAGGGGAGCGGCGTCACCGTCGTTGCCAATGCCGTCGAACCCAATCGCGCGGATCATCCGCTGACCGTTTCGGTCTCTGCCGGAAAAGTGACTGTGACCGACGGACGGACCGGCGCGGTTGTTGCAACGAGCCAGATTTCCGGCGGGGCGGGAACGCTCAAGGTCGATGGCTATTCCCTCCGGATTACGACCTCCGGAAAATCCCCGGGAGGAACATTTCATGTTTCCGGAGGAAATGACGTTGCCGGTGCGGCGTTGGGGATGGAGGTCGAGGTCAAGGATCCGGCCGATCTTGCAGCGGCCAGACATCCTGTTTCCCAAGGGAAAAATGCGGGAGACAACCGGAACGCCCATGATCTCTTTGGACTGTTGTCCGATCGGGTCCATTTTGCCGGAACCGACAGGACGGCCACGCTTCATGATTTCTACTCCCAGACAGTGGCACAGGTCGGCTCATGGTCTCGCGAGGCCAGAGACAATTACAAGGCCCAGATGGTGATTGAAAAAGGGTTGAAAAATCAGCGGATGTCCGTATCCGGTGTCTCCATCGCCGACGAATCGGCCCGGATCATCCAGTACGAGAAGGCCTATCAGGCCTCTGCAAGTCTTGTGCAGATGACGAACCGTCTTCTCGATACTCTCGTCCACCTGCCGAATCAGGCTTAG
- a CDS encoding flagellar export chaperone FlgN — translation MDSQIPLSERLSFLIRQVRVVVDCLVREQECLVSPDLSELEAVVENKVFQSDRLSEMLSEWENVRHLLRPDLLTGDDLSDLHSLRHELSLLSELASVNMILAQESGQLVSSLVRTLTSDQGQFHTYNPSGGLGGVSSPAPTLVSTRT, via the coding sequence ATGGACAGTCAGATTCCCCTATCCGAACGTCTTTCCTTTCTCATCCGGCAGGTCCGGGTGGTTGTCGACTGTCTTGTCCGCGAGCAGGAGTGTCTTGTCTCTCCGGATCTTTCGGAGCTTGAGGCTGTTGTTGAAAACAAGGTCTTTCAATCGGACCGCCTGTCAGAGATGCTTTCGGAGTGGGAAAACGTCCGTCATCTCCTTCGCCCGGATCTCCTGACAGGGGACGATCTCTCCGATCTTCACTCCTTGCGCCATGAACTTTCCCTTCTGTCCGAACTGGCATCTGTGAACATGATTCTGGCCCAGGAATCCGGTCAGCTTGTTTCCTCCCTTGTCCGGACGCTGACATCCGATCAGGGACAGTTCCATACCTATAACCCCTCGGGTGGACTGGGAGGTGTCTCATCTCCCGCCCCCACCCTTGTATCGACGAGGACCTGA
- the flgM gene encoding flagellar biosynthesis anti-sigma factor FlgM, translating to MSEDWGSVGNKGPAPGGQDAAPLKKKSATEGVSSPREVDGSKSGMSSSGETDMVVISGPARQVAKIREQIDREPSVRMEKVIELRARIHRGEYNVPARDILRKMVEQAISEAKNRGKR from the coding sequence ATGAGCGAGGATTGGGGTTCGGTCGGCAACAAGGGACCTGCTCCAGGGGGGCAGGATGCGGCGCCCCTGAAGAAAAAGTCGGCCACAGAGGGGGTATCTTCTCCCAGAGAAGTGGATGGTTCAAAGTCCGGAATGTCCTCATCCGGCGAGACGGACATGGTCGTAATTTCCGGTCCGGCCCGTCAGGTTGCAAAGATTCGCGAGCAGATCGATCGCGAGCCTTCTGTCCGGATGGAAAAAGTCATTGAACTCAGAGCTCGTATCCATCGGGGCGAATACAATGTTCCCGCCAGGGACATTTTGCGGAAAATGGTGGAACAGGCCATCAGTGAAGCCAAAAATCGCGGAAAGCGATGA
- a CDS encoding flagellin N-terminal helical domain-containing protein codes for MSGMVINTNTASLGAQFNLNQTQDRLNSSINRLSSGYRVNTPADDPAGYAIGQVMTSYIKSIQQAVRNANDGTGLIQTVGGALLTDNEILIKMRSLAIQAANGTYSPDNLSVIQNEYQHLMSEINRVAMVTNFNGRKVLDGSMSNGLIFQIDAGTDDTNRLLVKIPSISTDAMGIYQNSTLIMSLGATSLMSYSMAMSAISAIDGALSELNTIQGTLGAFQDRMTWTIRNLNTELVNVAASKSQIKDVNFAKETARFVRDRILQQSGTAVLSQANQIPQAALKLLP; via the coding sequence ATGAGCGGCATGGTTATCAATACCAATACAGCAAGTCTAGGAGCGCAGTTCAATCTGAACCAGACACAGGATCGCCTCAACAGCTCCATCAATCGGCTGTCCAGCGGATACAGGGTCAACACCCCTGCGGACGATCCCGCCGGATATGCGATCGGACAGGTCATGACAAGCTATATCAAGTCGATCCAGCAGGCGGTGAGGAATGCCAACGACGGGACCGGGCTGATCCAGACCGTTGGCGGTGCGCTTCTGACCGACAACGAGATCCTGATCAAGATGAGGTCCCTGGCAATTCAGGCGGCAAACGGAACCTACAGTCCGGACAACCTTTCGGTGATCCAGAACGAGTACCAGCATCTGATGAGTGAAATCAACCGGGTGGCCATGGTGACCAACTTCAATGGCAGGAAGGTTCTTGACGGCTCGATGAGTAACGGTCTGATCTTCCAGATCGACGCCGGAACGGATGACACGAACAGGCTTCTGGTCAAGATTCCCTCCATCAGTACCGATGCCATGGGTATTTACCAGAACAGTACCCTGATCATGTCTCTCGGAGCCACATCCCTCATGAGCTACTCCATGGCGATGTCCGCCATTTCCGCCATTGACGGTGCCCTTTCCGAGCTGAACACCATTCAGGGAACGCTGGGCGCTTTTCAGGACCGGATGACCTGGACCATCAGGAATCTGAATACGGAACTGGTGAATGTCGCTGCTTCGAAGAGCCAGATCAAGGATGTGAACTTTGCCAAGGAAACAGCCCGATTCGTGCGGGACCGCATTCTTCAGCAGTCCGGAACGGCGGTCCTGTCCCAGGCGAACCAGATTCCCCAGGCGGCACTGAAGCTTCTTCCCTAG
- a CDS encoding rod-binding protein encodes MNSLGNIGGKKNGGMVQIREKVDPAREKALRQAATRFESIVIGMMVKEMWKTVPRSGFPDRAPGMGIAEEMYQRELSRDLARSGGLGVAKEIISNMSGLAGTGKAIDEMSGQDESPVPVDAGKVGDSFNVVA; translated from the coding sequence ATGAATTCCCTTGGGAATATTGGCGGAAAAAAAAACGGAGGGATGGTCCAGATCCGGGAGAAAGTGGATCCCGCTCGAGAAAAGGCCCTTCGGCAGGCTGCGACGCGCTTTGAATCCATCGTGATTGGAATGATGGTGAAGGAGATGTGGAAAACGGTTCCCAGGAGCGGGTTTCCGGACAGGGCTCCGGGGATGGGGATCGCTGAGGAAATGTACCAGCGTGAGCTTTCCAGGGATCTTGCCCGATCGGGGGGGCTCGGAGTTGCAAAAGAGATCATTTCCAATATGTCCGGATTGGCCGGAACGGGAAAGGCGATCGACGAAATGTCGGGACAGGATGAATCCCCTGTACCGGTGGATGCGGGAAAAGTCGGGGATTCATTCAACGTGGTGGCTTAG
- a CDS encoding flagellar basal body P-ring protein FlgI, with amino-acid sequence MKNLRNVLSWFLGICLIMTVVISLASPDQVLALRIEDIAHVEGVTDNPLVGYGLIVGLRGTGDTKLSPFTRQSLVSTLSRLGVNMTELQSGIHGHNVAAVLLTAKLPPFTRLGGRFTVRVSSIGDATDLSGGTLLMSALKGPDGKIYATAQGVIETAPDKIRKTPAAAGATAGGAKKGNKPQATSGRLSDGGLVVRNVPVVYNGRKHLWINLDKPSFLTASRVVRGINADFAGSVATAEDAGTVDVRVPDGEEGNVVAFMARILSIEVTPDSRPLIVINQETGTIVIGRGVRVYPCAVSQKNLSVKVGGKSSGRNGFSRVERSVTLRSIVRALNQLGTGTRDMIAILLALKEAGAMDATIRVIG; translated from the coding sequence ATGAAGAATCTCCGGAATGTCCTTTCCTGGTTTTTGGGCATTTGTCTGATCATGACGGTTGTCATTTCACTGGCCTCTCCGGATCAGGTCCTGGCTTTGCGAATTGAGGATATTGCCCACGTTGAAGGTGTCACCGATAACCCGCTTGTCGGATACGGACTGATTGTTGGGCTTCGGGGAACGGGAGACACGAAGCTCTCTCCCTTTACCCGGCAGTCTCTGGTCTCGACCCTCTCAAGGCTTGGGGTCAACATGACCGAGCTCCAGTCCGGCATTCACGGCCACAATGTTGCGGCGGTTCTTCTGACGGCAAAACTGCCCCCCTTTACCCGTCTGGGCGGTCGTTTTACCGTCCGTGTCTCTTCCATAGGGGATGCCACGGATCTTTCGGGAGGGACGTTATTGATGTCGGCACTGAAGGGACCGGATGGAAAGATCTACGCAACCGCCCAGGGGGTGATCGAGACTGCGCCGGACAAGATCCGGAAAACGCCGGCGGCCGCAGGAGCCACTGCCGGGGGAGCAAAGAAGGGAAACAAGCCGCAGGCGACATCAGGACGCCTTTCCGATGGAGGCCTTGTGGTCCGCAATGTTCCGGTTGTTTATAACGGCCGCAAACACCTCTGGATCAATCTCGACAAGCCAAGCTTCCTGACGGCGAGCAGGGTGGTCCGGGGAATCAACGCGGATTTTGCAGGGTCGGTGGCCACAGCGGAGGATGCCGGAACGGTCGATGTACGGGTTCCGGATGGGGAGGAGGGGAATGTCGTGGCATTCATGGCCAGAATCCTCTCGATCGAAGTGACTCCCGATTCACGTCCACTCATTGTCATCAATCAGGAAACGGGAACGATCGTGATCGGGCGTGGTGTAAGGGTCTACCCCTGTGCGGTCTCCCAGAAGAACCTGTCGGTCAAGGTTGGCGGCAAGTCGTCAGGACGAAACGGGTTTTCCCGGGTTGAGAGGTCCGTGACATTGCGAAGCATTGTTCGGGCGTTAAACCAGCTGGGGACAGGGACCAGGGATATGATTGCCATTTTGCTTGCACTGAAGGAGGCCGGAGCCATGGATGCAACGATTCGGGTTATTGGATGA
- a CDS encoding flagellar basal body L-ring protein FlgH — MTKTTRPVLVDAAPHPMSPVVTREFFDGQIPDEDGFMDLASDHHALLAGDLLLVSIPPKNKLPGMDQDKVTTLSGFVVRTLPGGRLFIMVRQTIREKRQVLRYVITGWVNETDLGPKNTVSMGQISDLKYRLDTPSPIKESSFEKPKSASRPLPKVSSPPPTKLVKKTTAPEAGAGGGAK; from the coding sequence GTGACAAAGACAACAAGGCCGGTTCTGGTCGATGCGGCTCCGCATCCCATGTCTCCTGTTGTGACGAGAGAGTTTTTTGACGGCCAGATACCTGATGAAGATGGATTTATGGACCTTGCCAGTGATCATCACGCTCTTTTGGCAGGGGATTTGCTACTGGTAAGCATTCCTCCGAAGAATAAGCTTCCGGGAATGGATCAGGACAAGGTGACAACTTTATCGGGGTTTGTGGTCAGGACACTGCCGGGAGGAAGACTTTTCATCATGGTGAGACAGACGATCAGGGAGAAAAGACAGGTTCTCAGGTATGTCATTACCGGTTGGGTGAACGAAACCGATCTCGGTCCCAAAAATACGGTCTCGATGGGTCAGATCTCGGACCTGAAATATCGTCTGGATACCCCTTCGCCGATCAAGGAAAGCTCATTTGAAAAACCGAAATCGGCCTCAAGACCGCTTCCAAAGGTGTCATCTCCACCACCGACCAAGCTGGTCAAAAAGACGACTGCCCCTGAAGCAGGAGCGGGAGGAGGGGCGAAATGA
- a CDS encoding flagella basal body P-ring formation protein FlgA, with amino-acid sequence MKSQDAFCGIVAGILPVLFFSGMAWGQDPLIAPSSPGIFSVNQDVLLQMSRQALHLPSGRRMVLKNPPRSFQDYGDPPTGGRVTVESMDSSTGVIHMAMEVQNGAIISEVLYFDASIPKNVSSREILSTGGGEIEENLVRSGDEVRILAKGSGFEISLPGIAQNDGGMGEMVTVVNSRSGARLRGKVSGADRIVVEMADLSEKTGGMEMDSGNEGEKLP; translated from the coding sequence ATGAAGAGCCAAGACGCTTTTTGCGGAATCGTTGCAGGAATCCTGCCGGTGCTTTTCTTTTCCGGGATGGCCTGGGGACAGGATCCGCTGATCGCTCCGTCATCGCCCGGGATATTCTCGGTGAATCAGGATGTTCTGCTCCAGATGTCACGACAGGCCCTGCATCTTCCCTCCGGTCGACGGATGGTTCTCAAAAATCCCCCCAGAAGTTTTCAGGACTATGGAGACCCTCCCACAGGAGGTAGGGTCACGGTGGAGTCGATGGATTCGTCTACAGGTGTCATTCATATGGCGATGGAGGTCCAGAACGGGGCCATTATTTCCGAGGTCCTTTATTTTGACGCCTCGATCCCCAAGAACGTCTCCTCCAGGGAAATCCTGTCCACAGGAGGCGGTGAGATTGAAGAGAATCTTGTCCGTTCCGGGGATGAGGTGAGAATTTTGGCCAAGGGCTCAGGATTTGAAATCTCCCTGCCGGGAATCGCCCAAAACGATGGCGGAATGGGGGAGATGGTTACGGTGGTCAACTCCCGGTCAGGAGCCCGTCTTCGGGGAAAGGTTTCCGGTGCCGACCGCATTGTTGTGGAAATGGCGGATTTATCGGAAAAGACCGGAGGTATGGAAATGGATTCCGGGAATGAAGGGGAAAAGTTGCCATGA
- the flgG gene encoding flagellar basal-body rod protein FlgG, with protein MFSALWNAASGMEAQQTNLDVITNNMANVNTTAYKRQRANFQDLMYQTMVPPGESQSLLGNQSPTGLQVGLGVRAGSVQKIFLQGSFRQTGSPLDVAIQGNGFLQVRLPDGRIAYTRDGTLNIDGKGRLVNSDGQLVDPPVSIPPNAKTVTISGDGEITVNLPGQIRPTRIGQLVLAQFINPAGLESRGNNLYMETQASGAPQLSNPGVNGAGHLLPGFLEASNVNVAEELVNMVIGQRAYQMDATGIRTVNQMLGYTASL; from the coding sequence ATGTTCAGCGCACTTTGGAACGCAGCCTCCGGAATGGAAGCCCAGCAGACCAATCTTGATGTCATCACCAATAACATGGCAAACGTCAATACCACAGCATACAAGCGCCAGCGGGCGAATTTTCAGGATCTGATGTATCAGACGATGGTCCCTCCTGGCGAGTCCCAGAGCCTTCTCGGAAATCAAAGTCCAACGGGTCTCCAGGTGGGTCTCGGAGTTCGCGCAGGGTCTGTGCAAAAGATTTTTCTCCAGGGCTCCTTCCGGCAAACAGGCTCCCCTCTGGATGTGGCGATCCAGGGGAACGGATTTCTACAGGTCCGCCTCCCTGACGGAAGAATCGCCTACACAAGGGATGGAACCCTGAATATCGACGGGAAAGGCCGGCTCGTGAACTCTGACGGGCAGCTTGTGGACCCGCCCGTCAGCATTCCGCCAAATGCCAAAACGGTCACGATTTCCGGTGACGGGGAAATCACCGTCAACCTTCCAGGCCAGATTCGTCCAACAAGAATCGGCCAGCTGGTTTTGGCCCAGTTCATAAACCCCGCTGGTCTTGAGTCAAGGGGAAACAACCTTTACATGGAAACGCAGGCCTCCGGCGCTCCACAGTTGTCAAACCCCGGAGTGAATGGGGCAGGCCATCTTTTGCCGGGATTTCTGGAGGCGTCGAACGTCAATGTCGCCGAAGAGCTTGTCAATATGGTGATTGGCCAGAGGGCATACCAGATGGATGCCACCGGTATCCGTACGGTCAACCAGATGCTGGGATATACGGCGTCTCTGTGA
- a CDS encoding flagellar hook-basal body protein: MAYILLLSHRNVFGIGEEVRMRQGEFALVSGAQGQEQLMEVLTNNLANVDTPGFKKDRVTFQTYMPHKELLVKKPETQPGTNLTPWGEFPDPWGMAGQDVPHSGVDRIHVRYSQGMIRQTGNPLDMAINGDGFFHVSTPKGDFLTRNGRFTMDETGGLVTHEGYQVLDQKGEPVKLPVGGKDLTIRVRADGSLFKGNQFVAKLGIYTPRDGVQSLSKIGEGLFQSGKIDPVAKPRVMDGGYETSNVNGTAEMVRMIQAMRAFQTHVQVMKAMNELTNRTVNDISIIA; encoded by the coding sequence TTGGCATATATATTGCTTTTGTCTCACCGGAATGTTTTTGGAATCGGAGAGGAGGTCAGGATGAGGCAGGGAGAGTTTGCACTTGTATCCGGAGCACAGGGACAAGAACAGTTGATGGAAGTTCTCACCAACAATCTGGCCAATGTGGATACACCCGGGTTCAAGAAAGACCGGGTGACATTTCAGACTTATATGCCCCACAAGGAGCTTCTGGTCAAAAAGCCGGAGACCCAGCCGGGAACGAATCTCACTCCCTGGGGAGAGTTTCCGGATCCATGGGGAATGGCCGGTCAGGATGTCCCCCATTCGGGGGTTGACCGGATCCATGTCCGCTATAGCCAGGGGATGATCCGCCAGACCGGCAATCCTCTCGACATGGCCATTAACGGCGACGGTTTTTTTCATGTCTCGACCCCAAAGGGAGACTTCCTGACCCGAAATGGCCGCTTCACGATGGATGAGACCGGTGGGCTTGTGACCCATGAGGGATATCAGGTCCTTGACCAAAAGGGTGAGCCGGTCAAACTTCCCGTTGGTGGCAAGGATCTGACCATCCGTGTTCGCGCTGACGGATCTCTCTTCAAGGGAAATCAGTTTGTCGCGAAACTTGGAATCTATACGCCGAGGGACGGGGTGCAAAGCCTCTCAAAAATAGGGGAGGGTCTTTTTCAATCGGGAAAAATCGATCCTGTTGCCAAGCCCAGGGTCATGGATGGTGGATATGAAACCTCGAATGTGAACGGAACCGCCGAAATGGTCCGGATGATCCAGGCGATGAGGGCTTTCCAGACACATGTTCAGGTGATGAAAGCCATGAACGAGCTGACAAACCGGACGGTTAACGATATTTCGATCATTGCCTGA